AACCAGAGAGTACCGCTCATTGGAATATCGTATGATCCGAAGATCGATCATTTTCTGAATCGACTCCATAGTGCAGCCATAGGGAGCAGTGAATCTCTTGTTCCCGCGGATCTTACTCGGCACATGACAACACTGCTGGATGGCTCGAAGGCATGGAAAGAAGAACATGAAGCTCAGATTGCACAGCTCAAGCTGGAAGCTCAGCTTCCTGCCAGGCACATTGTTGAATATCTAGGTAACAGAAGGTGATAGTGTGAAGCAGACAACTACGATTCCGAGCGTTTCAATTTTCGGTATACCTTTTTCCAAGCTGAATATGAATGATACGGTAAAACACTTGACGGAAGCGGTCATTTCCGGCCGTCCACATCAGGTGATTACTGCTAATCCGATTATGGTGATGGCTGCATTGGATGATCCGGAATATAAGAAAATGATGCAAAACGCTGATTTGATTGTTCCTGACGGTTCCGGTATCGTATGGGCAGCGGGGGTAGGCGGTGATCCGCTTACGGAACGTGTTACCGGATTTGACATGTTACATGAATTGATGAAAGTCGGAGAAAACTATAGATGGAAGTTCTACTTGCTTGGAACAACGCCTGAAGTGATTCAGGAAGCAGCCGAGCGGTTACAAATGCAATATCCGGCAGCTATTATTGCCGGCTATCGTGATGGTTTTTTTGGACCGGAACAAGATGATGAGGTCATTGAAGGTATAAGAGCGGTATCTCCTGATTTACTGTTTGTTGCCCGTGGGGCTGACACACAGGAGCCATGGATTGCCCGTTACAAGGAACGTCTCGGTGTACCTGTCATGATGGGTGTTGGCGGCAGTTTTGATATTATTTCGGGTAAGTCCAAGCGGGCCCCCAAGGTATTCCAAAAGCTGCGGCTGGAATGGTTTTATCGTTTACTGAAGGAACCAACCCGGTTCAAAAGAATGCTTGCGCTCCCGAAATTCGCAGTTAAAGTGCTGCGCGAGAAAGAAAAAGTCACTAAAACTAACTAATTAACTCAATTTTGTGAGGAAAATCCGGGAAATCGCCGGAAATTGGCATTGGTTTTCGGTTGCGAAGGGAGTATAATTCAACACGGTAGACAATATTGGGGGTTGAATGATTACATGGTAACGATATACATCATCGGGTTTGTCGTGTCTTTAGTACTCGCTCTGTTCTTGACACCGCTCGTGAAGAAATTCGCGATAAAGGTTGGCGCTGTGGACGTTCCTGATGCCCGGAAAGTGCATACACGAATCATGCCCCGGCTGGGCGGATTAGGAATTTATCTGGCTTTTGTCCTTGGATTGATCGCCGTGCTCCCTTTTATTCCGGAAAGTCTGTCCGTGCGCGATGCGAATTTTCTGAAGGCATTTCTGATTGGCGGATCCATGATCGTGCTGATCGGAGCATTGGATGACCGCTTTCAGCTGTCAGCAAAAGTAAAGTTTTTGGCTCAGATTGTTGCAGCGTGTGTCGTCGTATTTGGATTTAATATTACTGTTGATTTTGTTAATATACCTTTCCAGGACAGTTATTCAATGCTGGAAAGCTGGATATCTATCCCGCTTACGATTTTTTGGATTGTCGGTGTAACGAACGCTATTAACCTGATTGACGGACTGGATGGTCTGGCAGCCGGCGTCTCCGCTATTGCCATCGGCACCATTCTGGTCATGTCCTTCTTGATGGGCAACACGACAGTAGCATTGATCTGTCTGCTCTTGCTTGGTGCAATTATAGGATTTCTATTCTTTAACTTCCATCCGGCCAAGATCTTTATGGGGGATGCAGGCTCGTTGTTCCTTGGTTTCAGTCTGGCCATGCTGTCCCTGCTTGGTTTTAAGCAGATCGCGATTGTCTCCTTCATTACGCCGCTGATCATTATCGGTGTGCCTTTGTCGGATACTTTCTTTGCGATCATTCGTCGGAAGATTCAGAAGAAGCCGATCTTTGCTCCGGATAAAGGGCATTTGCATCACTGCCTGCGCGAACTTGGCTTTAGCCATCGTCAGACCGTGTTGGTTATTTATGGGATCTCTGGATTCTTTGGTGTGCTGGCTGTTATTCAGTCCTCGGCGGCCATGCATGAAGCGAACTGGGTCACTTTTGTAGTTATCTGTATTATGATGTTCTTTATGCAGATCGGTGCTGAGGTTATCGGATTGGTTGGCAAGACCAAGCGTCCGTTGCTCGGATTGATTAACCGGTTGCGTGTGAAGACGAACGCGGAGTCCCGGACGAAATAATAAGCGCTACAGCCTGACGATTTACTATTTATAGAGATGTTTCCTGTTATCGTAAAATCATTTCATACACTTGCACAAAATGTGTACAAGCAGCCTCACCCAAAAAGGGTGAGGCTTTTTTGTGATTTTTTCTAAAATATGGCGTGATAGGTGCCGATATAAGACTTATCTGACTTTACAGAGGAGAGATGATTTAATGCAGCGTACGAAGAAGCCGATTATTTGGCTGATGATGGTGGCTCTGGTTGTATCGTTAATACCGGCAGGGCTTACACCAGTCGCATCGGCGGCAGATAAGCCGACTAGTTATTTCACTCCGGATATTTCCGAACTGCGAAATACGGTTGATTTGACACTGACGCCTGGACCCAATCAGATAGCCAGAGATAAAGTATACAAAGTAACAGAATCACAGCAGACCATTACTGGAACGTACAGGATGGTTACCGATTCCACACTGGGAGCTAACGTCCAACTGCTGAACTGGGATCAGACTAACAATCGGTGGGTTGAAGATCCGGCCCGTGTTTCACCGGCAGTCGTTACACTCGACACAGAAAGACCGGATCAGCGTTTCAAAGCAAACGTTACCCTCTATCCGGGCATGAACCGAATTACATTTACGGGTCAACAGGGACAAGTTGAACGT
Above is a window of Paenibacillus uliginis N3/975 DNA encoding:
- a CDS encoding WecB/TagA/CpsF family glycosyltransferase, yielding MKQTTTIPSVSIFGIPFSKLNMNDTVKHLTEAVISGRPHQVITANPIMVMAALDDPEYKKMMQNADLIVPDGSGIVWAAGVGGDPLTERVTGFDMLHELMKVGENYRWKFYLLGTTPEVIQEAAERLQMQYPAAIIAGYRDGFFGPEQDDEVIEGIRAVSPDLLFVARGADTQEPWIARYKERLGVPVMMGVGGSFDIISGKSKRAPKVFQKLRLEWFYRLLKEPTRFKRMLALPKFAVKVLREKEKVTKTN
- a CDS encoding glycosyltransferase family 4 protein, whose translation is MVTIYIIGFVVSLVLALFLTPLVKKFAIKVGAVDVPDARKVHTRIMPRLGGLGIYLAFVLGLIAVLPFIPESLSVRDANFLKAFLIGGSMIVLIGALDDRFQLSAKVKFLAQIVAACVVVFGFNITVDFVNIPFQDSYSMLESWISIPLTIFWIVGVTNAINLIDGLDGLAAGVSAIAIGTILVMSFLMGNTTVALICLLLLGAIIGFLFFNFHPAKIFMGDAGSLFLGFSLAMLSLLGFKQIAIVSFITPLIIIGVPLSDTFFAIIRRKIQKKPIFAPDKGHLHHCLRELGFSHRQTVLVIYGISGFFGVLAVIQSSAAMHEANWVTFVVICIMMFFMQIGAEVIGLVGKTKRPLLGLINRLRVKTNAESRTK